From a region of the Nitrospira sp. genome:
- the pxpB gene encoding 5-oxoprolinase subunit PxpB, which yields MPASNRSRPTHQTSNETFRLVPLGDSAITVEFGDEIDPTINASAVAFARAVVDQRWNGILDVVPTYRSVTIYYDALQWKSAALVDKLKTLPRRLPNDREWQGMLHEIPVLYGGEYGPDLSDVAAFARLSPAQAVTLHASIRYRVYMLGFSPGFPYLGLVSERIAMPRLATPRAKVQAGSLGIADRQTGIYPTTTPGGWRLIGRTPIRLYHKAGGNPFLLKAGDLVQFKPIDRAEFDRLSREASRDDH from the coding sequence ATGCCGGCTTCCAATCGCTCAAGACCGACTCATCAAACCTCGAACGAGACATTCCGCCTTGTGCCACTCGGCGACTCCGCGATCACGGTGGAGTTCGGCGACGAGATCGATCCCACGATCAATGCCAGCGCCGTCGCATTTGCTCGAGCCGTTGTTGACCAACGCTGGAACGGCATCCTCGATGTCGTACCAACCTATCGTTCCGTGACAATCTACTACGATGCGCTTCAGTGGAAGTCGGCCGCCTTGGTCGACAAGTTGAAAACCCTGCCTCGACGACTACCAAACGACCGCGAATGGCAGGGGATGTTGCACGAGATTCCCGTTCTGTATGGCGGGGAATACGGGCCGGATTTGTCGGACGTTGCAGCGTTCGCCCGACTGTCACCGGCTCAGGCCGTCACGTTGCACGCCTCGATTCGCTATCGAGTTTACATGCTCGGGTTCAGCCCCGGCTTTCCCTATCTGGGATTGGTCTCAGAACGCATAGCCATGCCGCGCCTAGCCACGCCTCGAGCCAAGGTTCAGGCTGGATCACTCGGCATTGCCGACCGTCAAACCGGCATTTACCCGACCACGACTCCAGGCGGCTGGCGTCTGATCGGACGGACGCCGATCCGCTTGTATCACAAGGCCGGCGGAAACCCCTTTCTGCTGAAGGCCGGCGACCTGGTTCAATTCAAACCGATCGATCGGGCTGAATTCGATCGCCTGAGTCGTGAGGCATCGCGTGACGACCATTGA
- a CDS encoding LamB/YcsF family protein — protein MTTIDLNSDMGEYESAEDLACEAELMPLITSVNIACGVHAGNPDLMRRTATLAARHGIAIGAHPGFPDTDGFGRRDRQTSPDTVASLVTTQLTTLTDVLALDHLTLTHVKLHGALYHLAARDQAVANAVARAVAAFDPQLLLFALAGSALVTSGKSARLAVVQEAFADRAYRANGTLVPRSESGALLQTEQEVRRQLREILNGYVTSIDGRRMSLHADSLCMHADTPHAVELVRLMRNEIESAGIRIVKAHA, from the coding sequence GTGACGACCATTGATTTGAACAGTGACATGGGTGAGTACGAAAGCGCGGAGGATCTGGCATGTGAGGCAGAACTCATGCCGCTGATCACATCGGTCAATATTGCGTGTGGCGTTCATGCGGGCAATCCCGACCTCATGCGCAGGACGGCAACTCTGGCCGCTCGACATGGAATCGCCATCGGCGCGCATCCGGGATTTCCGGACACGGACGGTTTCGGTCGCCGGGATCGGCAGACTTCACCTGATACAGTCGCATCGTTAGTGACCACTCAACTGACGACGCTGACCGATGTACTGGCACTAGACCACCTGACACTCACCCATGTGAAACTTCATGGAGCGCTGTATCACCTGGCCGCCAGGGATCAGGCCGTGGCCAATGCAGTGGCGCGAGCTGTCGCGGCGTTCGATCCACAGCTATTGCTCTTCGCTCTCGCGGGATCAGCCCTTGTGACGAGCGGCAAAAGCGCAAGGTTGGCGGTTGTCCAGGAGGCCTTTGCCGACCGGGCCTATCGCGCCAACGGCACACTCGTCCCACGCTCTGAGTCAGGCGCGCTGCTGCAGACCGAACAAGAGGTTCGCCGGCAGTTGCGGGAAATCCTGAACGGCTATGTGACCAGCATCGATGGCCGGCGGATGTCGTTGCATGCCGACAGCCTGTGCATGCACGCGGATACTCCACACGCCGTCGAGTTGGTCAGGCTCATGCGAAACGAAATCGAATCGGCAGGCATACGCATCGTCAAAGCACACGCATGA
- a CDS encoding biotin-dependent carboxyltransferase, with translation MSRHQPTRFVVVKGGWLTTVQDPGRYGYQQYGVPVAGAMDCYSAIVANRLVRNTDHAAVLELTLKGPELQFERDAVIAITGADLSPTIDRSSVPLWESIEVARGSRLSFGSQRSGARGYIAIAGGIEVPQILGSRSTHCTSEMGGFQGRPLKQGDMLCSGLPMESIDRLIGKQLPDRLVPRYSRSATLRIIPGPQQGSFSAASLTILTSSSYTVTPQSNRMGYRLSGPPLVHKGRAQFISDCTSMGAVQVPRDEQPILLMADRQITGGYPKIAVVISADLPPAAQLAPGDTVTFVLSSVAKAQTILRKHRALLDASLPPRHSSPFA, from the coding sequence ATGAGCCGCCATCAACCCACCAGGTTTGTCGTGGTGAAAGGCGGTTGGCTGACCACGGTGCAAGACCCGGGACGATACGGCTATCAGCAGTATGGAGTTCCCGTCGCCGGCGCGATGGACTGCTATTCAGCAATAGTTGCCAATCGCTTGGTGAGGAATACGGATCATGCGGCCGTGCTCGAATTGACCTTAAAAGGACCTGAGCTGCAGTTCGAACGAGACGCGGTCATCGCCATCACCGGAGCAGACCTCTCCCCGACTATCGATCGCAGCAGTGTCCCGCTTTGGGAAAGCATCGAGGTCGCGCGTGGCAGCCGACTGAGTTTCGGCAGTCAGCGATCTGGAGCCCGCGGTTACATCGCAATAGCCGGCGGGATCGAGGTTCCACAGATTCTGGGCAGTCGTTCGACACACTGTACGAGCGAGATGGGCGGATTCCAGGGGAGGCCTTTGAAGCAGGGAGACATGTTGTGTAGTGGGCTGCCCATGGAATCCATCGACCGTCTGATTGGGAAACAACTTCCGGATCGGCTGGTGCCTCGCTACAGCCGGTCCGCGACCCTGCGCATTATTCCAGGTCCTCAACAAGGTTCTTTTAGTGCCGCGTCACTCACGATCCTGACCAGCTCCTCCTACACGGTCACTCCCCAATCCAATCGGATGGGGTATCGCCTCAGCGGACCACCGCTCGTCCACAAGGGACGGGCGCAATTCATCTCCGACTGCACCTCGATGGGCGCCGTGCAAGTGCCCCGGGATGAACAACCGATTCTTCTGATGGCCGATCGGCAAATAACCGGAGGGTATCCCAAGATTGCCGTCGTCATTTCTGCCGATCTCCCGCCCGCGGCGCAATTGGCTCCAGGAGATACCGTCACGTTTGTCTTATCCAGCGTTGCCAAGGCTCAAACGATACTGCGGAAACACCGTGCTTTGCTCGATGCATCTCTCCCGCCAAGACACAGCTCGCCTTTCGCCTGA
- a CDS encoding NAD(P)-dependent alcohol dehydrogenase, which produces MSTAKAYAATNATSSLALTTIPRREPIPYDVQLDILFCGICHSDLHQVRNEWSGVMPTVYPCVPGHEIVGRVTNVGSAVTKFKPGDLAAVGCMVDSDRTCSECQAGLEQFCGNATLTYNFPDRHLGGVTYGGYSESIVVDERFVLRVPANLDLAGAAPLLCAGITTYSPMRHWGVTRGKKVGVVGLGGLGHMAVKFARALGTHVVVFTTSPNKIEDALRLGADEVVISRHADEMKKHVGSFDFILDAVSADHDITAYIELLRRDGNITLVGAPEKPLSVPAFSLIFGRRSLSGSPIGGIAETQAMLDFCGTHNITADVEVIPIQKVNEAYDRLLKSDVKYRFSIDMASLTSK; this is translated from the coding sequence ATGTCTACGGCGAAAGCATACGCCGCGACGAACGCGACCTCGTCGCTTGCTCTCACGACGATTCCGAGGCGCGAGCCTATTCCATACGACGTACAACTCGACATTCTCTTTTGCGGCATCTGTCACTCGGATCTCCATCAGGTTCGCAATGAGTGGAGCGGTGTGATGCCCACGGTCTATCCCTGTGTCCCCGGCCATGAGATCGTCGGACGTGTGACCAACGTCGGATCGGCGGTCACGAAATTCAAACCCGGCGACCTCGCCGCTGTGGGCTGCATGGTCGATTCCGACAGAACGTGTTCCGAATGCCAGGCCGGCCTCGAGCAGTTCTGCGGGAACGCGACGCTGACATACAATTTCCCCGACAGGCACCTCGGCGGCGTGACCTATGGCGGGTACTCGGAGAGCATCGTAGTCGACGAACGCTTCGTCTTGCGTGTTCCTGCCAATCTCGATCTCGCCGGCGCCGCACCACTCTTGTGCGCGGGGATTACGACGTACTCTCCGATGCGTCATTGGGGCGTCACCAGGGGGAAGAAGGTCGGCGTGGTCGGTCTCGGGGGCCTCGGCCACATGGCCGTGAAGTTTGCCCGCGCGCTTGGAACCCACGTGGTGGTCTTCACCACGTCACCGAATAAGATAGAAGACGCGCTCCGTCTCGGCGCCGACGAAGTCGTCATCTCCCGTCACGCGGATGAGATGAAGAAGCACGTCGGCAGCTTCGACTTTATCCTCGACGCCGTCTCTGCGGATCACGACATTACTGCCTATATCGAACTGCTCCGCCGTGACGGCAACATCACCCTCGTCGGTGCGCCCGAGAAACCGTTGTCGGTCCCGGCGTTCAGTCTGATTTTTGGCCGGCGCAGTCTCTCCGGCTCTCCCATCGGCGGCATCGCCGAAACCCAGGCGATGCTCGATTTCTGCGGGACGCACAACATTACCGCCGATGTCGAAGTCATCCCCATTCAGAAGGTCAACGAAGCCTACGACAGACTGCTCAAGTCCGACGTGAAGTATCGCTTCTCGATCGATATGGCTTCGCTCACATCCAAATAG
- a CDS encoding TCR/Tet family MFS transporter, producing the protein MTATPAATEPPRGAILFILITVLLDMLSFGIIIPVLPKLVEEFVSGDTAKAAAIYGLMGTTWAVMQFVCSPIQGALSDRFGRRPIVLLSNLGLGLDYIVMALAPNVAWLFLGRTISGIASSSFSTAGAYIADVTPPEQRAAAYGKIGMVFGLGFIFGPAIGGWLGAIDPRWPFWGAGALSLLNACYGFFVLRESLPPARRMAFSWRRANPVGSLVLLRSHRELFGLSTVAFLGYLAHAVLPSTAVLYLSYRYGWGTGMVGMVMAAVGLAAMIVQGGLVRPITARVGERATLLIGSLSGALGFFVYGFAPRGWIYCLGIPFMAFWGLAGPATQALMSRRVSGSEQGQLQGALASINGMTGLIGPMLFSQIFAYAISAGSIWHAPGAPFLLASFLMVSASTIAWHVTRPGHDPADPC; encoded by the coding sequence ATGACCGCCACACCTGCCGCGACCGAACCCCCTCGAGGCGCGATCCTTTTCATCCTCATTACCGTTCTTCTCGACATGCTGTCGTTCGGGATCATCATTCCCGTATTACCGAAACTCGTCGAGGAGTTTGTGTCCGGCGACACGGCGAAGGCTGCGGCGATCTACGGCTTGATGGGCACGACCTGGGCGGTCATGCAGTTCGTCTGCTCCCCCATTCAGGGCGCGCTGTCCGACCGATTCGGCCGCAGACCTATCGTGTTGCTGTCGAATCTCGGACTGGGTCTCGACTACATTGTGATGGCGCTGGCGCCGAACGTCGCTTGGCTGTTCCTCGGTCGCACCATCTCCGGCATCGCGTCGTCCAGCTTCAGCACCGCCGGCGCCTACATCGCCGACGTCACACCGCCGGAACAACGGGCTGCGGCATACGGCAAGATCGGGATGGTCTTCGGTCTTGGATTTATCTTTGGCCCGGCGATCGGCGGATGGCTCGGCGCCATCGACCCGCGATGGCCGTTCTGGGGCGCAGGGGCCCTAAGTCTATTGAATGCGTGCTACGGATTTTTTGTGCTGCGTGAATCGTTGCCCCCGGCCAGACGGATGGCATTCAGCTGGCGGCGAGCGAATCCCGTCGGATCGCTTGTGCTCTTGCGATCACATCGTGAATTGTTCGGTCTCTCCACCGTCGCATTCCTTGGCTATCTTGCCCATGCGGTGCTGCCGAGTACGGCGGTTCTCTACTTGAGTTATCGGTATGGATGGGGGACCGGCATGGTAGGAATGGTGATGGCCGCCGTCGGGCTCGCGGCAATGATTGTGCAAGGCGGACTGGTCCGTCCGATCACGGCGCGCGTGGGTGAGCGAGCCACCTTGCTGATCGGCTCGCTCAGCGGCGCGCTTGGATTCTTCGTCTACGGATTCGCGCCGCGAGGCTGGATCTACTGTCTCGGCATTCCCTTCATGGCGTTCTGGGGGCTGGCGGGGCCGGCGACACAGGCGCTGATGTCTCGACGCGTCAGCGGGTCTGAACAGGGGCAACTACAAGGCGCCCTCGCAAGCATCAATGGCATGACCGGCCTGATCGGTCCAATGTTGTTCAGCCAAATCTTCGCCTACGCCATCAGTGCGGGTTCAATCTGGCATGCGCCGGGCGCGCCATTCCTCTTGGCTTCGTTCCTCATGGTCAGCGCATCGACGATTGCCTGGCACGTGACGAGACCCGGCCACGACCCTGCTGATCCATGCTAG
- a CDS encoding NmrA family NAD(P)-binding protein — MAASNNPILVTGATGQQGGAVARALIAKGQKVRVMTRHPEKAAALAKAGAEIVQGDLTNQAVLQMALRGVNGVFAMSTPFEAGMDAEVRQGIMLADAAKQAGITHYVYTSVGSAHRQTGIPHFESKWKVEQHIQKIGLPATILRPVWFMENFTTFAKPSADGVISVPMKPARKLAMVALKDIGAFSAAAFMRPKDFIGQAIDLAGDELTIPEVAALLTKAMGRPISFQEFPLDRAESALGHDFAVMFRWFNKVGYAINIQKLKQQYGIPLTTFAEWVKTIEWGKAS, encoded by the coding sequence ATGGCAGCCTCAAACAATCCGATATTGGTAACCGGAGCGACGGGGCAACAAGGTGGAGCGGTTGCACGGGCGTTGATCGCAAAGGGGCAGAAGGTTCGAGTGATGACGCGGCATCCGGAAAAGGCGGCGGCTCTGGCAAAGGCCGGGGCCGAGATCGTGCAAGGCGATTTGACCAACCAGGCGGTTCTGCAGATGGCGTTGCGCGGCGTGAACGGCGTCTTTGCCATGTCCACCCCGTTCGAGGCGGGCATGGACGCGGAGGTGCGTCAGGGGATCATGCTGGCGGATGCCGCCAAGCAAGCCGGAATCACGCATTATGTGTATACGTCGGTCGGCAGCGCACATCGCCAGACCGGGATTCCGCACTTCGAGAGCAAATGGAAGGTGGAGCAGCATATCCAGAAGATCGGATTGCCGGCAACGATTCTGCGGCCGGTCTGGTTCATGGAGAACTTCACCACGTTTGCGAAACCGTCCGCAGATGGCGTTATCAGTGTGCCCATGAAACCGGCCAGGAAACTTGCGATGGTCGCGCTCAAGGACATCGGTGCTTTCAGCGCGGCGGCGTTTATGCGCCCGAAAGATTTCATCGGCCAGGCGATTGACCTGGCGGGTGATGAACTCACGATCCCCGAGGTTGCGGCTCTCTTGACGAAGGCCATGGGGAGACCGATCAGCTTTCAAGAATTTCCATTGGACCGAGCCGAGAGCGCACTCGGACATGACTTCGCCGTCATGTTCCGCTGGTTCAACAAAGTCGGCTACGCGATCAACATTCAGAAACTAAAGCAACAATACGGAATTCCTCTGACCACGTTTGCCGAGTGGGTCAAGACAATCGAGTGGGGAAAGGCGAGCTAG
- a CDS encoding nuclear transport factor 2 family protein gives MTLQTIAGQFVEMCNQGKNFDVMHTMYAPDIVSVEPNGEETAGKAPVIQKSERFQAQNPISGEKVRGPFFNGPNQFAVHFTFEVTPKATGQRITVEEVGIYTVKDNKITREQFFAGGAR, from the coding sequence ATGACCCTTCAAACCATTGCCGGCCAGTTTGTGGAGATGTGCAACCAAGGCAAGAACTTCGACGTCATGCATACGATGTACGCTCCCGACATCGTGTCCGTCGAACCCAACGGCGAGGAAACCGCCGGCAAGGCACCGGTCATCCAGAAGTCCGAGCGCTTTCAGGCCCAAAATCCCATCAGCGGAGAAAAGGTCCGTGGTCCGTTCTTCAACGGTCCCAATCAGTTCGCGGTTCACTTCACCTTCGAAGTCACCCCCAAAGCCACCGGCCAGCGGATCACGGTGGAAGAGGTCGGTATCTACACGGTCAAGGACAACAAGATTACGCGCGAGCAGTTCTTCGCCGGAGGCGCGCGGTAA
- a CDS encoding NADP-dependent oxidoreductase — protein sequence MKAIRLHQLGGPDSLRYDDAPKPIPNDNQVLVQVHATAITPTEFAWYPTFHTLEGGERPFPIILGHEFSGVVEAVGPECTGVRVGDHIYGLSDWFIDGAQAEYCVTVPPHIAPKPATLEHTQAAAIPISVLTAWQALIDHAHLSAGQRVLIHGAAGGVGSFAVQVARHQNAHVIATASAANTDFVKALGADEVIEYRITPFDTVIRDVDVVLDTIGGDTRDRSWGVLRKGGRLVTIAADAEGVKEPRVRDAFFIVEPNRNQLMNISHLIDTGVLRPVAGSIFAMEHFRQAYEQKPMRGKNVLRIAQT from the coding sequence ATGAAGGCGATACGGCTCCATCAACTTGGAGGCCCCGACTCGCTTCGCTATGACGATGCACCGAAACCGATTCCAAACGACAATCAGGTGCTCGTTCAGGTTCATGCCACAGCGATCACGCCCACGGAGTTCGCCTGGTATCCCACCTTTCATACTCTTGAAGGCGGAGAGAGACCCTTTCCAATTATCCTGGGTCACGAATTCTCGGGTGTTGTCGAAGCGGTCGGGCCGGAGTGCACGGGTGTTCGAGTTGGAGATCATATCTATGGCCTGAGCGATTGGTTCATAGACGGGGCGCAGGCGGAATATTGTGTGACCGTGCCTCCCCACATTGCTCCGAAGCCTGCCACACTTGAACATACTCAGGCCGCAGCGATCCCGATCTCAGTCCTGACCGCCTGGCAGGCCCTTATCGATCACGCCCATCTGTCGGCAGGACAACGGGTATTGATCCATGGTGCAGCCGGCGGTGTCGGCAGCTTTGCCGTGCAGGTAGCCCGGCATCAGAATGCACATGTGATCGCAACGGCCTCGGCGGCAAACACCGACTTTGTCAAGGCGCTCGGCGCCGATGAAGTCATAGAGTACCGGATCACACCGTTCGACACGGTTATCAGAGACGTCGATGTGGTACTTGATACGATCGGAGGAGACACGAGAGACCGTTCCTGGGGAGTGCTCAGAAAGGGTGGCCGGCTGGTGACCATTGCGGCCGATGCCGAAGGGGTGAAAGAACCGCGGGTGCGCGATGCCTTCTTTATCGTCGAACCAAACCGGAATCAGTTGATGAACATTTCGCATCTGATCGATACCGGTGTCCTCAGACCCGTCGCGGGTTCCATCTTCGCGATGGAGCATTTTCGCCAGGCTTACGAACAGAAACCTATGCGCGGGAAGAATGTTCTCCGTATCGCGCAGACGTGA
- a CDS encoding cupin domain-containing protein, producing the protein MTITLCIRTVTRQTLQWTTLAGAILLLGQTALAEDAVSVLLKEWLADLAGKEGTVITVDYAPGAASDQHFHPGSVFAYVLEGAVVSQLGGQAPVTYTKGQSWYESPKIPHAVSKNASKTEPAKLLVFLLSQENEPLVVPMKSPGSGK; encoded by the coding sequence ATGACGATCACATTATGTATCCGCACTGTCACGAGACAGACACTGCAGTGGACGACACTGGCAGGAGCGATTCTGTTGCTGGGACAAACCGCTCTGGCAGAAGATGCCGTGTCGGTCCTGTTGAAGGAATGGTTGGCCGACCTGGCCGGTAAAGAAGGCACTGTCATCACCGTGGACTATGCACCGGGGGCCGCATCCGACCAGCACTTCCATCCTGGTTCGGTGTTCGCCTACGTTCTGGAGGGAGCCGTCGTCTCTCAATTAGGAGGCCAGGCGCCCGTGACTTATACAAAAGGTCAGAGCTGGTATGAGTCTCCCAAGATACCGCATGCCGTATCCAAGAATGCGAGCAAGACCGAACCGGCCAAGCTGCTGGTGTTTCTGCTGTCACAGGAGAACGAGCCGCTCGTCGTGCCGATGAAGTCACCCGGCAGCGGGAAGTGA
- the msrB gene encoding peptide-methionine (R)-S-oxide reductase MsrB, translating into MQYEDRSNTADRAEGDAPSAETLQWDDVVRLARHGNPRPPRRVEKTDAQWRALLTDDQFRVTRLKGTERAHSSDMCRLFEPGQYRCLCCDTVLFDATRKYQSHSGWPSFTQPMAPAVIAYHQDDSYDMNRIETTCNVCDAHLGHVFPDGPEPSGLRFCINAVSLRKAEG; encoded by the coding sequence ATGCAGTATGAAGACCGTTCCAATACAGCGGATCGGGCGGAGGGCGATGCCCCTTCAGCGGAGACTTTGCAATGGGATGATGTAGTCCGTCTGGCTCGTCACGGCAATCCTCGGCCACCACGCCGAGTAGAGAAGACGGATGCGCAGTGGCGTGCACTCCTTACCGATGACCAATTTCGTGTGACGCGCCTGAAGGGGACTGAGCGGGCGCACAGCTCGGATATGTGTCGGCTGTTCGAGCCGGGACAGTATCGATGTCTTTGCTGTGATACCGTGCTGTTCGATGCGACACGAAAGTATCAGAGCCACTCCGGTTGGCCCAGTTTCACCCAACCCATGGCGCCGGCCGTGATCGCCTATCATCAGGATGACAGCTATGACATGAACCGGATCGAGACAACGTGCAATGTGTGCGATGCTCATCTCGGCCATGTGTTTCCAGATGGACCTGAACCGAGCGGGTTACGGTTCTGCATCAACGCCGTCTCGTTGCGGAAGGCTGAGGGATAA
- the msrA gene encoding peptide-methionine (S)-S-oxide reductase MsrA, producing MSRTETAILAGGCFWGMQDLIRKLPGVRSTRVGYSGGDVPNATYRNHGTHAEAIEVVFDPDTLTFRSLLETFFQIHDPTTVDRQGNDRGTSYRSGIYYASEAQRIVAEETIADVNASGLWPGKVVTEVRPAGPFWQAEPEHQDYLERYPHGYTCHYVRPNWKLPQRV from the coding sequence ATGAGCCGAACTGAAACAGCAATATTGGCCGGCGGTTGTTTCTGGGGCATGCAGGATCTCATCCGCAAGCTCCCCGGTGTGCGGTCTACACGCGTCGGCTACAGCGGTGGCGACGTGCCGAATGCCACGTATCGCAACCATGGGACGCATGCGGAAGCCATCGAGGTCGTGTTCGACCCGGACACGCTGACGTTCCGTAGCTTACTGGAAACGTTTTTCCAAATTCACGACCCGACGACAGTCGATCGCCAGGGGAACGATCGAGGAACCTCATACCGTTCGGGGATCTACTATGCGTCGGAGGCTCAACGCATAGTGGCAGAAGAAACGATCGCCGATGTGAACGCGTCGGGGCTATGGCCCGGCAAAGTAGTCACGGAGGTCCGGCCGGCCGGTCCGTTCTGGCAGGCGGAACCGGAGCATCAGGATTATCTTGAACGATATCCACACGGATACACCTGTCACTATGTGAGACCCAACTGGAAGTTACCGCAGCGGGTCTGA
- a CDS encoding NAD(P)H-binding protein, with protein METPILVTGAAGRVGGIGRTVTELLLKRGRAVRAMVRHEDQRAEALRDMGAQVVVGDLLDLDSMHRAIVGCDTMYFGMSVSDTYLTATINTAAVAKHHGVKAFINMSQMTLAQMSITETTPSPQHKLHWLAEQALNWSGLPVVHVRPTVLLDGFFLIFTPDSVKESDQIRLPFGEGKTSPVAVEDVARVIAALLADPKPHIGKTYHLTGPQSENMQFFAQEYSKALGRKITFADIPVEAWQDGLLKRGLPAHLVHHLATMADLHRAGHYDRMSDDVFTLTGERPLSVQEFIAKHAAKFTPSVQGIV; from the coding sequence ATGGAAACTCCCATTCTAGTAACCGGCGCGGCGGGCCGCGTCGGTGGGATAGGCCGCACGGTCACCGAACTGCTGCTCAAGCGAGGCCGAGCGGTGCGCGCGATGGTGCGGCATGAAGACCAGCGCGCGGAGGCATTGCGCGATATGGGTGCCCAGGTCGTGGTCGGCGACCTGCTCGACCTCGATTCGATGCATAGGGCGATTGTGGGCTGCGACACCATGTACTTCGGCATGTCGGTCTCGGACACCTACCTGACCGCGACGATCAACACGGCAGCCGTGGCGAAGCATCACGGCGTGAAAGCGTTCATCAACATGTCGCAGATGACGCTCGCGCAAATGAGCATCACCGAAACTACCCCAAGCCCGCAGCACAAATTGCACTGGCTCGCCGAACAGGCCTTGAACTGGTCAGGGCTGCCGGTCGTGCACGTGCGGCCGACCGTGCTGCTCGACGGCTTTTTCCTGATCTTCACCCCCGATTCGGTCAAGGAGTCGGATCAGATCAGGCTTCCGTTCGGCGAAGGCAAAACTTCTCCGGTCGCGGTAGAAGACGTTGCCCGTGTCATCGCCGCGTTGCTTGCCGATCCGAAGCCGCACATCGGAAAGACCTATCACCTGACCGGTCCGCAGTCCGAGAACATGCAGTTCTTTGCACAGGAGTATTCGAAGGCGCTCGGCCGAAAGATTACCTTTGCGGATATTCCGGTCGAGGCGTGGCAAGACGGGCTGCTCAAACGAGGTTTACCGGCTCACCTGGTACACCACCTCGCGACGATGGCCGATCTGCACCGCGCGGGGCATTACGACCGGATGTCGGACGACGTATTCACGTTGACGGGCGAGAGGCCATTGAGCGTGCAGGAGTTCATCGCAAAGCATGCGGCGAAGTTTACCCCCTCGGTACAAGGGATTGTCTGA
- a CDS encoding cysteine hydrolase, with protein MYRPTTSLLDSLTPARTALLVIDMQRDFLLPEGYAAQAGLDIAPLTATIRPIEKLLAVGRAAGLLIVHTREGHVPDLSDCPPYKLERSRRAGAEIGSKGPLGRLLVRGEVGHDFVESLRPKAGEIVIDKPGYSAFSHTTLQQALTKRSIETLIITGVTTEVCVSSTLRSAVDLGYRCITVSDACASGDPTLHKAALAMIGVEGGIFGEVVTTAQVVERFAQ; from the coding sequence ATGTATCGACCGACGACGAGCCTGCTCGATTCTCTGACACCCGCGCGAACCGCCTTGCTGGTGATCGACATGCAGCGTGATTTTCTCCTGCCGGAAGGGTACGCGGCACAGGCGGGACTCGACATCGCGCCCCTGACCGCAACCATCCGTCCGATTGAAAAGCTGCTCGCGGTGGGACGGGCAGCCGGACTGCTGATCGTGCACACCCGCGAAGGCCATGTGCCTGACCTCTCCGACTGTCCCCCATATAAGCTGGAGCGCAGCCGAAGAGCCGGTGCGGAAATCGGCTCGAAGGGGCCGCTCGGACGCCTGCTGGTGCGTGGAGAGGTTGGGCACGATTTCGTCGAGAGCCTACGCCCAAAGGCTGGTGAGATCGTTATCGACAAGCCCGGTTATAGTGCGTTCTCCCACACCACGCTGCAACAGGCACTGACCAAGCGCAGTATTGAAACGCTTATCATCACAGGCGTCACCACGGAGGTGTGCGTCAGTTCGACACTGCGTTCAGCGGTCGACCTTGGTTACCGATGTATCACGGTGAGCGATGCCTGCGCTTCGGGCGATCCGACCCTGCACAAGGCCGCCTTGGCCATGATCGGTGTCGAGGGCGGCATCTTCGGCGAAGTCGTCACAACCGCTCAAGTTGTGGAACGATTCGCACAGTGA
- a CDS encoding glutathione peroxidase, producing MSFYDIDLVTIEGKAQKMDAYRGKTLLIVNVASQCGFTPQYQGLQALYDKFKDRGFEVLGFPCNQFGQQEPNGEAEIEQFCTRNFGVTFPMFTKIDVNGANAHPLYQYLKSEKPGILGTEAIKWNFTKFLVGSDGTVLKRYAPSDKPEAIGADVAAML from the coding sequence ATGAGCTTTTATGACATCGACCTCGTCACCATCGAGGGCAAGGCGCAGAAGATGGATGCCTATCGCGGAAAGACGTTGCTCATTGTGAACGTCGCGAGTCAGTGCGGATTTACGCCGCAGTATCAGGGACTGCAAGCGCTCTACGACAAATTCAAAGACCGCGGATTCGAGGTGCTCGGGTTCCCCTGCAACCAGTTCGGACAGCAAGAACCGAATGGGGAAGCAGAGATCGAGCAGTTCTGCACCAGGAACTTCGGTGTCACCTTTCCGATGTTTACAAAGATCGACGTGAACGGTGCGAACGCGCACCCGCTCTACCAGTATCTCAAATCTGAGAAGCCCGGGATTCTCGGTACCGAGGCGATCAAGTGGAACTTCACCAAGTTCCTCGTCGGCTCCGACGGCACGGTCCTCAAGCGCTATGCGCCAAGCGATAAACCGGAAGCGATTGGCGCTGATGTGGCCGCGATGTTGTAG